The Chryseobacterium indologenes genomic sequence GAACAGAAGATAGCCCAAAACTGTGGGCTTCGTTTAGGTACTTTTCTATCCACTCTTTGTTGATTTGGTTGGCACGACTGTAACGAGCCAGTGAGTGCATATTCCTTGCGGACTTCTCAAACTTTTGTAGACTGGCTTCGCTGTTATCCAAAAACAAATATTGGTTGTAAATGTGGTTGCAGTTTAACAACAAGCCCACAGGTGCGGCGAATGACAAACGGCAATCACTTCGGTCGGTAGATAGCTTTTCAAAACGGGTATCAGCCGATACCATTCCGGGTAAATCGTCAGTATCGGACAAGGTGTGCAGGCTCAACCTTTTGTTCCCGATACGGACTTCTTCCGTTCCGAGAGCGATGTCCTGCATCGGTGTTCCAGCTTCCCTTGATAGCGTAAGGTACTGTTCCAATAATCCCTGTTTTTCGTCCGTTCCGATAATGTCATCTTCGGTAAGACGTTTCAGGGTTATGAAACCGCTATCGTTTACGATACGTTCAAACTGTGCCACCGCTTCCATAAAACGGTGTATCGTTTCCTTGTTCCTGATTTCCTTTGGTATCAGCGAACCTTTGCAAAGCGATGAAAAATTACTTTGCATACGCATACGCTCTTTAGTTGTCTTGGTTAAAAAGAGGTAGCAGTAATGGTTTAGGAACGGTCGCTCATTAAAATGACGTTGGTAAGACTTCGATAAAAAGCTCTGGTCTTCGATTGCCAAATTGGGCGTATAGCTTTCCTTAATATACCAATCCTGTTTGTGAATAACTGTAAAATCAGGCAAGGTCTTGATAGCCTTGTGCCAAGCGGAATGAATGGCTTCATATTCCGCAGAAGCGACCGTAAACAGTTCCGGCAAACGCACTTCAAAACAGGCGGTAATATCTGCATCTTTAGATAAGATGCAGTTGTTTTCTACCGCCAACAACGGAAATTTGTTCTCCAGCGTTGTTGTTTTAGATATATTTCTCATAGGGCATTCTGTTTAGGAGTGAATTTTAAATAGCGGTGTACAGGCTTGCGACAGATGATGTATCGGGGATGCCGCTTATTCGCGGCTATTTTCATCAATCCGTGCTCGCCATATTTCCTGTTCAGTGAAAAGGTCTGCCATACAATCAGCGAAGCACCACCAGCACCGAGAAACAGGCAGATGTAAGAGTTTATTCCTGCCATATACAGTATCATCACGAAGATGAGCGTGCCGAGCAGCCCACCTGCGAAAATGAACAGGTATTGTGCTTTCAGACCCTTAAATTCCACCGTTCTTCCTATGCCTTTGTTTATGTTGTAATTGTTCATAAACTAGAGGATTAAAGAAAGAATGAACGCAGGATGGTAGCTGCCACGATTAAAAAGATACACGCACCAAACCAGCTTGCCGCAGTTTTGGATGTATCGGGGTCGCCCGAACTGAATTTGTTGTACACCTTAACACCTCCGATTAACCCGACTACTGCACCTATGGCGTAGATTAATTGGGTTGCGGGGTCGAAATAAGACGTTACCATTTGGGTAGCTTCCGTGATACCTGCTGTACCATTTCCCTGGGCGAATGCACTGATTCCTGAGAGCGTTAAAGTAGCTGCCAGCAAAACTTTTTTCTTTGTTTTTCCATGATTTAAACACATTAATTTGTTATTATTTCCCCGCTTCCTGCGGGCTTTCTGGACAAAGATGTCGTGAAAATAGAGGCGTTACAACGAAGTGGTAGTGAGAGGAATTACTTGGCAGCGAGTGGCGAAAACCGCAAGAAAAAAAATGAATTAAAGCCAAACTTTTCGATTCAGAATAGTTGATAGAACACTTCCCTTTTGAATTTATGAATTATCCATTCCCCTGAAAAGCCACTGGATATTCTATTGATCTGTTTATGCACATTACAAAACCAAAAGAGTCTAATTCCTATCAATTAAAAAAAAACTTGTTTAAAAGTACTTATTTAAGAATTTGCTTAATAAGTATTTTATCATTAATTTTGCGGATTAGTAAATCATAAATAGGGAAATTATGGGGAACAAACAATCATGCATTAGAGTTTTTGCCGACAAGGTTCAAATAGACAATTGTAGAGTAATACTTCAAACCAACGACAAGGCATTCAGCCAACTGAGTGGACTTTTAGCATTGGCAGGAAACGAAGTAAGGTTGAAAATCTTATTTCTCTTAGAAGAAGAAAACGAACTCTGCCCTTGCGACCTTTCAGACATTCTCGGAATGAGCATTCCTGCCGTTTCGCAACACCTCAGAAAACTAAAAGACGGAAACGTCATTGAAGGGAGAAGAGAAGGACAAACCATTTTCTACTCTTTGAAACAAGAGCAACTGACTTTACTTCGTCCATTTTTTAAACACATCATAAACAATTCAAAAAAGGAAACAGTATGAACAAGAAAAACAACAGACTTGTCGGAGCGGGAGTGCTTTCGGCAGTAGCAGCATCACTTTGCTGCATTACACCAGTATTGGCACTTATTTCAGGAGCATCGGGAGTGGCATCTACATTTTCGTGGATGGAACCAGCAAGACCTTATCTTATAGGCATCACCGTTTTGGTGTTGGGCTTTGCTTGGTATCAGAAACTTAAACCACGAACAGCTGAAGAAATCCAATGCGATTGCGAAGAAGACGAAAAGAAACCCTTTATGCAGACCAAAACATTCTTGGGAATTGTAACCGTGTTTGCAGCCTTAATGCTCGCTTTTCCAAACTATGCACACATTTTCTATCCTTCAAACGACAACAAGGAAGTTGTAATCGTCAATGCTTCTGACATCCAAACGGTAACTTTTGATGTAAAAGGAATGACTTGCAATGGTTGTGCTTCACACGTAGAAAATGACGTGAACAAATTACCAGGCATTGTTAAGGTAGATGCGATTTATGAAGAAGCGACTGCCAAAGTAGAATTTGACCAAACCAAAGTGAGTCTTGCTCAAATTGAAGAAGCCATCAACGGTACAGGTTACAAAGTGGTTGGCAAGAAATAGTATTTTTTTGCCCCTCGTATTTAAGAACTTAATTAAATAATTATACTATGAGAAAGAATTTAATTCTATTGAGTGCTTTGTTCCTAATTGGAATTGCTCAGCTTAATGCTCAATGTTGCAAACCGAATGACAGTAAAGCACAAACAGCAAATACAAACCAGCAAGAAGGTAAAACCCTGAAATTGAAAATAACGGGAATGACTTGTGCAGGTTGCTCCAACCATATTTCAAATGCCCTCAAAGAAGTGGACGGCATTATTGAACACAAAGTGAAATATCCGGGTGATTTGGCAACTATCCATTACGACCCAAAGAAAACGAATCCTGATGCTATCATAGAAGTTATTGAGCAGACAGGTTATAAAGCCGAAATCCTCAAGGAAAATCAAAAAGAGAAATCATTATGAACAAAGAAACCATAAAACTTGACATCACAGGTATGACCTGCGACCATTGTGCCACAGGCATTGAAAAACTACTTTCCAAAAACG encodes the following:
- a CDS encoding helix-turn-helix transcriptional regulator, with the translated sequence MGNKQSCIRVFADKVQIDNCRVILQTNDKAFSQLSGLLALAGNEVRLKILFLLEEENELCPCDLSDILGMSIPAVSQHLRKLKDGNVIEGRREGQTIFYSLKQEQLTLLRPFFKHIINNSKKETV
- a CDS encoding DUF4134 domain-containing protein, which translates into the protein MCLNHGKTKKKVLLAATLTLSGISAFAQGNGTAGITEATQMVTSYFDPATQLIYAIGAVVGLIGGVKVYNKFSSGDPDTSKTAASWFGACIFLIVAATILRSFFL
- the merTP gene encoding mercuric transport protein MerTP, with protein sequence MNKKNNRLVGAGVLSAVAASLCCITPVLALISGASGVASTFSWMEPARPYLIGITVLVLGFAWYQKLKPRTAEEIQCDCEEDEKKPFMQTKTFLGIVTVFAALMLAFPNYAHIFYPSNDNKEVVIVNASDIQTVTFDVKGMTCNGCASHVENDVNKLPGIVKVDAIYEEATAKVEFDQTKVSLAQIEEAINGTGYKVVGKK
- a CDS encoding heavy-metal-associated domain-containing protein, coding for MRKNLILLSALFLIGIAQLNAQCCKPNDSKAQTANTNQQEGKTLKLKITGMTCAGCSNHISNALKEVDGIIEHKVKYPGDLATIHYDPKKTNPDAIIEVIEQTGYKAEILKENQKEKSL
- a CDS encoding DUF4133 domain-containing protein, which produces MNNYNINKGIGRTVEFKGLKAQYLFIFAGGLLGTLIFVMILYMAGINSYICLFLGAGGASLIVWQTFSLNRKYGEHGLMKIAANKRHPRYIICRKPVHRYLKFTPKQNAL